Proteins from one Xanthocytophaga agilis genomic window:
- the traM gene encoding conjugative transposon protein TraM — MSDKEQVTKEHITNSESDSPEYSQQETPNPKSMTEQTTDEFRETETDDENDWNDSERNTHGQNNDASKNNISEPNYGSLVSGVSASKAGATAQSPVKTSSSLSQTTQKQEKATGLPLGNKSKKEGAPTTNFFKKVPLTERLNKMDKRNKAKIRKTKLLIYGIGALTLVLLAGYFTQKIRSMVAASTTGIRTPDRHVRLDSTSTKLDSQSRIYETEEKNRYQDSLRQAMDDAALGHIVMDWQRLYDIRDKKKKDQQTEQPNELSQNGSLSEMDTLSLLISSLSPQSDSVRSIKEGEGSIYDRNRAMLSANESKSEKNNASMPNAVKSSSESTRISHPKIASVTDKGAPVSKRSASYRSNQTTRSETAYQGNKSDNNPFNTISAASDQTDQNLSRNSVSKTKKRAVSNAKAEKEIAEKDVAENVIVRAVVHGNHKVKSGSKVAFRLLEGINWEGMYFEKNTILIGMADFGNGRISFSNFRSKSLSASTSASVHSVALPINCYDTDMIAGISVQDQSAVETEARRAGSSAVSDAANDLSYNIPYGAVARAASTLTRGVSGGKKRNREMYIDLADNYPVLLELVPSN, encoded by the coding sequence ATGTCAGATAAAGAACAGGTAACCAAAGAACATATAACCAATTCTGAGAGTGACTCTCCTGAGTATTCTCAACAAGAGACACCCAATCCAAAATCTATGACTGAACAGACAACAGATGAATTTAGAGAGACTGAAACTGATGATGAAAATGACTGGAATGATAGCGAGCGGAATACGCACGGGCAGAATAATGATGCGAGCAAAAATAATATCTCAGAGCCCAACTATGGCTCACTAGTGAGTGGTGTATCAGCGAGTAAAGCAGGTGCAACCGCTCAATCTCCTGTAAAGACTTCCTCTTCCCTTTCTCAGACAACTCAAAAACAGGAGAAAGCTACTGGATTACCGCTTGGAAATAAAAGTAAAAAAGAAGGCGCTCCTACTACAAACTTTTTCAAAAAAGTGCCCCTAACTGAAAGGCTGAATAAAATGGATAAGAGAAACAAAGCTAAAATCCGTAAAACGAAACTGCTTATCTATGGGATAGGAGCACTGACTCTTGTTTTACTGGCTGGTTATTTTACCCAGAAGATCCGGAGCATGGTAGCGGCCTCGACAACCGGCATTCGGACTCCTGATCGGCATGTCCGACTGGATAGCACTTCTACCAAGCTTGATTCACAGTCTCGCATCTACGAGACTGAGGAAAAAAACCGCTATCAGGATTCGCTTCGTCAGGCGATGGATGATGCTGCACTCGGCCATATTGTAATGGACTGGCAAAGACTCTATGATATAAGAGATAAAAAGAAAAAGGATCAGCAGACAGAACAGCCAAATGAACTTTCACAGAACGGTTCCCTTTCTGAGATGGATACGCTTTCACTATTGATCAGCTCATTATCCCCTCAGAGCGACTCTGTTCGTAGTATAAAAGAAGGAGAAGGAAGTATCTATGATCGGAACAGGGCAATGCTCTCAGCCAATGAATCCAAATCCGAAAAAAACAATGCTTCAATGCCTAACGCTGTTAAATCTTCCTCTGAGAGTACACGAATCTCGCATCCTAAGATTGCTAGCGTAACGGACAAAGGAGCGCCTGTCTCTAAAAGATCTGCTTCTTATAGAAGTAATCAGACAACAAGAAGCGAAACGGCCTATCAGGGAAACAAATCAGACAATAACCCTTTTAATACCATTTCAGCTGCTTCTGATCAAACCGATCAAAACTTAAGCCGTAACTCGGTCTCCAAAACAAAAAAAAGAGCTGTATCAAACGCTAAAGCGGAGAAAGAGATAGCAGAGAAAGATGTAGCTGAAAATGTAATTGTGCGAGCTGTAGTACATGGAAACCATAAAGTCAAGTCAGGTTCCAAGGTGGCCTTTCGCTTGCTGGAAGGGATAAACTGGGAAGGAATGTATTTTGAAAAAAACACGATTCTGATTGGTATGGCTGATTTTGGAAATGGAAGAATTAGCTTTTCCAACTTCCGTTCCAAATCCCTTTCTGCCTCCACCTCAGCATCAGTTCATTCGGTTGCACTTCCAATTAATTGTTATGATACCGATATGATTGCCGGCATCTCGGTTCAGGATCAGTCTGCTGTGGAGACAGAAGCTCGTCGGGCGGGTTCTTCTGCGGTTTCGGATGCTGCCAATGATTTGAGTTATAACATTCCCTATGGGGCTGTTGCCCGTGCAGCTTCCACGCTGACAAGAGGGGTTTCGGGTGGAAAAAAACGAAACCGGGAAATGTATATTGATCTGGCCGATAACTATCCGGTTTTGCTGGAATTAGTCCCTTCCAACTAA
- a CDS encoding DUF4138 domain-containing protein, translated as MKKVIISILHLSVLCLVYPSHMMAQKKTSQSVPSKNQIQTQSSSTQSKQIQKDPVNYESLDHRDGDQIPAAAGTYIVDRKMEQARYHSYDSAGYDTVYVSTEITTYLIFHAPVKLLDLGSKNFVGKIESNKLLLKPVRGYVSPSAMLIETEDGQIFLHYIAYQQRPKRIFWDYRNQLASGYRPKPDQAGQTEKGQPGLAQGSIADRVAANGNRQESKTEDARTIYTSKIAYLKKQRRHKLFRKKENRIDLCITALAVDNTATYMILQVGNQSSIPYKLDYVSFAYQEKRKRKTRRKIVGEENQVLPLFSQTVEMIKPQDQNELAYALPLFANTLKGKLEIIVREADGNRVVKAYVPAKTLAKTLYIPTLSAITSSIITNSFSYVR; from the coding sequence ATGAAAAAAGTAATTATAAGTATTCTGCATCTAAGTGTATTATGCCTGGTCTATCCTTCACATATGATGGCACAGAAAAAGACCTCTCAAAGCGTTCCTTCAAAAAATCAAATACAAACTCAATCTTCATCTACCCAATCTAAACAGATTCAGAAAGATCCCGTTAACTATGAATCATTAGATCATCGGGATGGCGATCAGATACCAGCTGCTGCAGGAACCTATATAGTGGATAGGAAAATGGAACAGGCTCGCTATCATTCTTATGACTCTGCAGGGTACGACACAGTATATGTATCTACAGAGATAACAACCTATCTGATTTTTCACGCCCCTGTTAAACTGCTTGATCTGGGTTCGAAAAACTTTGTGGGTAAGATTGAATCCAATAAGCTTTTGTTAAAGCCTGTCAGGGGATATGTCTCGCCTTCTGCTATGCTGATTGAAACAGAAGATGGTCAGATCTTTTTGCATTATATCGCCTATCAGCAAAGACCTAAACGCATTTTCTGGGATTACAGAAACCAACTCGCCAGTGGATACAGACCAAAGCCGGATCAGGCTGGGCAAACAGAAAAAGGACAGCCTGGTTTAGCACAGGGAAGCATAGCAGATAGAGTTGCAGCAAACGGGAACAGACAGGAGAGTAAAACGGAGGATGCCAGAACCATTTATACCTCCAAAATTGCCTATCTGAAAAAACAACGTCGACATAAGCTGTTCCGAAAAAAAGAGAACAGGATTGATCTGTGCATTACAGCCCTGGCAGTGGATAATACAGCAACGTATATGATCCTACAGGTAGGCAATCAAAGTTCCATTCCCTATAAACTCGATTATGTGAGCTTTGCCTATCAGGAAAAAAGAAAAAGAAAGACCCGGCGCAAAATCGTAGGAGAAGAAAATCAGGTACTACCACTTTTCTCTCAGACGGTGGAAATGATTAAGCCACAGGATCAGAATGAGCTCGCGTATGCGCTTCCTCTCTTTGCCAACACCCTGAAAGGGAAACTGGAAATCATCGTTCGTGAAGCGGACGGTAACCGGGTAGTGAAAGCCTATGTTCCAGCCAAAACGCTGGCAAAAACACTCTATATCCCAACCCTCTCTGCTATTACATCTTCCATCATTACTAACTCTTTCTCTTATGTCAGATAA